Genomic window (Propionibacteriaceae bacterium ZF39):
AGAGTCGGGCGGTGGAGTAGTAGGGCGTCGACTGCCGCTCGAACTGCTCGCGGATCGGAGCGGTGAACTGCTCCTGGTCCTCGGCACTCCATTCCCCCCCGCGCCGACGCACCTGGTTCTCCCGGACGGTCGCCAACGTGTCCGCGGCCTGCGCGCCGCCCATCACCGCGATCCGGGCGTTGGGCCACATCCAGAGGAACCTCGGGTCGTAGGCCCGTCCGCACATCGAATAGTTGCCCGCCCCGAAGCTGCCACCGATGACGACCGTGAACTTCGGGACCCGCGCGCAGGCCACCGCGGTCACCATCTTGGCGCCGTGTTTCGCAATGCCACCGGCCTCATAATCCCGACCCACCATGAAGCCCGTGATGTTCTGCAGGAAGACGAGCGGGATCATCCGGCGATCACACAGCTCGATGAAGTGCGCGCCCTTCACCGCCGACTCCGAGAACAGCACGCCGTTCTTGGCGATGATTCCGACGGGATGTCCGTGCAGCCGGGCGAAGCCCGTCACGAGCGTCGTGCCGTAGTGCTCCTTGAACTCCGTGAACTCGCCCCCGTCGACGAGGGTCCGGATCACCTCGCGTACGTCATAGGGCGACCGTGCATCGGTCGGCACCAGGTCATAGAGGTCGGTCTGCGGCCGGGGTGCGTCGACGACCGGCAGCATCTCCCACGGCGGATCAGGCGTCGGCGGTGTGGTCGCGACGATCCGGCGTACGCGCATCAGCGCGTCATAGTCATCGTCGGCAAGATGATCGACGACCCCGGAGCGCCGGGCGTGCAGATCGCCCCCGCCCAGTTCCTCGGCCGTCACGTCCTCGCCCGTCGCGGCCTTCACCAGCGGCGGCCCCGCCAGGAAGATCGTCCCCTGATTGCGCACGATCACGGCCTCGTCCGACATCGCCGGCACATAGGCACCACCCGCCGTGCACGACCCGAGCACCGCCGCGATCTGCGGAATCCCGAGACTGCTCATCCGCGCCTGGTTGAAGAAGATGCGCCCGAAGTGATCCCGGTCGGGGAACACCTCATCCTGCTGCAGCAGCATCGCGCCACCGGAGTCGACGAGATAGACGCACGGCAGGCGGTTGGCCAGCGCGATCTCCTGGGCGCGGAGGTGCTTCTTGACCGTGATCGGATAGTAGGTCCCGCCCGACACCGTGGCGTCGTTCGCGATGACCAGGC
Coding sequences:
- a CDS encoding carboxyl transferase domain-containing protein, which encodes MTGVPVQSHRQAHESLLADLRTRLERAALGGGESARARHLERGKLLPRQRIDVLLDPGSPFLEIAPLAAEDLYEGKAPAAGVIAGIGRVSGRLCLVIANDATVSGGTYYPITVKKHLRAQEIALANRLPCVYLVDSGGAMLLQQDEVFPDRDHFGRIFFNQARMSSLGIPQIAAVLGSCTAGGAYVPAMSDEAVIVRNQGTIFLAGPPLVKAATGEDVTAEELGGGDLHARRSGVVDHLADDDYDALMRVRRIVATTPPTPDPPWEMLPVVDAPRPQTDLYDLVPTDARSPYDVREVIRTLVDGGEFTEFKEHYGTTLVTGFARLHGHPVGIIAKNGVLFSESAVKGAHFIELCDRRMIPLVFLQNITGFMVGRDYEAGGIAKHGAKMVTAVACARVPKFTVVIGGSFGAGNYSMCGRAYDPRFLWMWPNARIAVMGGAQAADTLATVRENQVRRRGGEWSAEDQEQFTAPIREQFERQSTPYYSTARLWDDGIIDPADTRTVLGLALSVAGAAPLEPVNYGVFRM